The Lycium barbarum isolate Lr01 chromosome 9, ASM1917538v2, whole genome shotgun sequence genome has a segment encoding these proteins:
- the LOC132609507 gene encoding UDP-glycosyltransferase 74G1-like, producing the protein MTTHRAHCLILPFPSQGHINPMLQFSKRLRSKGVKITIAATKSFLKTMQELTTLVSIEAISDGYDDGGYDQAGSFVAYITRFKEVGSDTLTQLVKKLENCGCPVNCIVYDPFLPWAVEVAKDFGLVSAAFFTQNCAVDNIYYHVHKGVLKLPPTQVDEEILIPGFSSPIENSDVPSFVISPEAERIIEMLVNQFSNLDKVDWVLVNSFYELEKDVIDWMSKIYPIKTIGPTIPSMYLDKRLPDDKEYGLNVFKPMTNECLNWLNHQPISSVVYVSFGSLTKLEAEQMEELAWGLMNSNNNFLWVVRSTEESKLPKNFLDELKLLSENKGLVVSWCPQLQVLEHKSTGCFLTHCGWNSTLEAISLGVPMLTMPQWTDQPTNAKLVKDVWEMGVRAKQDEKGIVRREVIEECIKLVMEEEKGKMIKENAQKWKELARKAMDEGGSSDKNIEEFVSKLVTIPSLGN; encoded by the exons ATGACTACTCATAGAGCTCATTGCTTAATCTTGCCATTTCCAAGCCAAGGTCACATAAACCCTATGCTCCAATTCTCCAAACGTTTACGCTCCAAAGGTGTCAAAATCACAATTGCAGCCACAAAATCCTTCTTGAAAACAATGCAAGAATTGACAACTTTGGTGTCAATCGAGGCCATATCCGATGGTTATGATGATGGTGGCTACGACCAAGCAGGATCCTTCGTGGCCTACATAACAAGATTCAAAGAAGTTGGCTCGGATACTCTGACTCAGCTTGTTAAGAAGTTAGAAAATTGTGGATGCCCTGTGAATTGCATAGTTTATGATCCATTCCTTCCTTGGGCAGTTGAAGTTGCAAAGGATTTTGGATTAGTTAGTGCTGCCTTTTTCACACAAAATTGTGCAGTGGATAACATTTATTACCATGTACATAAAGGGGTTCTAAAACTTCCACCTACTCAAGTTGATGAAGAAATATTAATTCCTGGATTTTCAAGTCCAATTGAGAATTCAGATGTACCTAGTTTTGTTATTAGCCCTGAGGCAGAAAGAATAATTGAAATGTTGGTGAATCAATTCTCAAATCTTGACAAAGTAGATTGGGTCCTAGTCAACAGCTTCTATGAGTTGGAGAAAGAT GTAATTGATTGGATGTCCAAGATATATCCAATCAAGACAATTGGACCAACAATACCATCCATGTACCTAGACAAGAGGCTACCAGATGACAAAGAGTATGGCCTTAATGTCTTCAAGCCAATGACAAATGAGTGCCTAAATTGGTTAAATCATCAACCAATTAGCTCAGTGGTGTATGTATCATTTGGAAGTTTAACCAAATTAGAAGCTGAGCAAATGGAAGAATTGGCATGGGGTTTAATGAATAGCAACAATAACTTCTTGTGGGTAGTTAGATCAACTGAAGAATCCAAACTTCCTAAGAATTTTTTAGACGAATTAAAATTACTAAGTGAGAATAAAGGCCTAGTTGTTTCATGGTGTCCGCAATTACAAGTTTTGGAACATAAATCAACAGGGTGTTTTCTGACTCACTGTGGATGGAATTCGACTTTGGAAGCGATTAGTTTGGGAGTACCAATGTTGACAATGCCACAATGGACAGATCAACCAACAAATGCAAAGCTTGTAAAGGATGTTTGGGAAATGGGAGTTAGAGCCAAGCAAGATGAAAAAGGGATAGTTAGAAGAGAAGTCATTGAAGAATGTATAAAGTTAGTGATGGAAGAAGAGAAAGGAAAAATGATTAAGGAAAATGCACAGAAATGGAAGGAATTAGCTAGGAAAGCTATGGATGAAGGAGGAAGTTCGGATAAAAATATTGAAGAATTTGTTTCCAAGTTGGTGACTATTCCCTCGTTAGGAAACTGA
- the LOC132609508 gene encoding UDP-glycosyltransferase 74G1-like produces MTTHRAHCLILPYPSQGHINPMLQFSKRLQSKGVKITIATTKSFLKTMQELTTSVSIEAISDGYDDGGRDQAGSFVAYITRFKEVGSDTLAQLIKKLANSGCPVNCIVYDPFLPWAVEVAKDFGLVSAAFFTQNCAVDNIYYHVHKGVLKLPPTQDDEEILIPGFSCPIESSDVPSFVISPEAARILDMLVNQFSNLDKVDWVLINSFYELEKEVIDWMSKIYPIKTIGPTIPSMYLDNRLPDDKEYGLSVFKPMTNECLNWLNHQLISSVVYVSFGSLAKVEVEQMEELAWGLKNSNKNFLWVVRSTEESKLPKNFLEELKLVSENKGLVVSWCPQLQVLEHKSTGCFLTHCGWNSTLEAISLGVPMLTMPQWTDQPTNAKLVKDVWEMGVRAKQDEKGIVRREVIEECIKLVMEEEKGKMIKENAQKWKELARKAVDEGGSSDKNIEEFVSKLVTISSLGS; encoded by the exons ATGACTACTCACAGAGCTCATTGCTTAATCTTGCCATATCCAAGCCAAGGTCACATAAACCCGATGCTTCAATTCTCCAAACGTTTACAATCCAAAGGTGTCAAAATCACAATAGCAACCACAAAATCCTTCTTGAAAACAATGCAAGAATTGACAACTTCGGTGTCAATTGAGGCAATCTCCGATGGCTATGATGATGGTGGCCGCGATCAAGCAGGATCTTTCGTGGCCTACATAACAAGATTCAAAGAAGTTGGCTCGGATACTCTAGCTCAACTTATTAAAAAATTAGCAAATAGTGGGTGCCCAGTAAATTGCATAGTTTATGATCCATTCCTTCCTTGGGCAGTTGAAGTTGCAAAGGATTTTGGATTAGTTAGTGCTGCTTTTTTCACACAAAATTGTGCAGTGGATAACATTTATTACCATGTACATAAAGGGGTTCTAAAGCTTCCACCTACTCAAGATGATGAAGAAATATTAATTCCTGGATTTTCATGTCCAATTGAGAGTTCAGATGTACCTAGTTTTGTTATTAGCCCTGAAGCAGCAAGAATACTTGATATGCTGGTGAATCAATTCTCAAATCTTGACAAAGTGGATTGGGTACTAATCAACAGCTTCTATGAGTTGGAGAAAGAG GTAATTGATTGGATGTCCAAGATTTATCCAATCAAGACAATTGGACCAACAATACCATCCATGTACCTAGACAATAGGCTACCGGATGACAAAGAGTATGGCCTTAGTGTCTTCAAGCCAATGACAAATGAATGCCTAAATTGGTTAAATCATCAACTAATTAGCTCAGTGGTGTATGTATCATTTGGAAGTTTAGCCAAAGTAGAAGTTGAACAAATGGAAGAATTGGCATGGGGTTTGAAAAATAGCAACAAGAACTTCTTGTGGGTTGTTAGATCCACTGAAGAATCCAAACTTCCTAAGAATTTTTTAGAGGAATTAAAATTAGTAAGTGAGAATAAAGGCCTAGTTGTGTCATGGTGTCCGCAATTACAAGTTTTGGAACATAAATCAACAGGGTGTTTTCTGACTCACTGTGGATGGAATTCGACTTTGGAAGCGATTAGTTTGGGAGTACCAATGTTGACAATGCCACAATGGACAGATCAACCAACAAATGCAAAGCTTGTAAAGGATGTTTGGGAGATGGGAGTTAGAGCCAAACAAGATGAAAAAGGGATAGTTAGAAGAGAAGTTATTGAAGAATGTATAAAGTTAGTGATGGAAGAAGAGAAAGGAAAAATGATTAAGGAAAATGCACAGAAATGGAAGGAATTGGCTAGGAAAGCTGTGGATGAAGGAGGAAGTTCAGATAAAAATATAGAAGAATTTGTTTCCAAGTTGGTGACTATTTCCTCATTAGGAAGCTGA